One window from the genome of Podospora pseudocomata strain CBS 415.72m chromosome 6, whole genome shotgun sequence encodes:
- a CDS encoding hypothetical protein (EggNog:ENOG503PXDM): MVLPKSILLALAAIPCVLAAVASPRAPDVDLDDGMTWTGRIFKTDTEVTELHGTATEILAQILAINPEYNAAEIAPEDALEALEKRAEVLTCGTMATGDHERSITAANDLKKLGQNCGAPSKRCRRMTCQSTTASYICSENSSDVSIPCSTAGRQVNHIMLNCCRGYRAGRSGHIYQDGRYSIWLGYGNCNHATNVFPHTYPYPGGYVNGGCYDN, encoded by the exons ATGGTTCTCCCCAAgagcatcctcctcgcccttgcCGCCATCCCATGCGTGCTCGCTGCTGTCGCCAGTCCTCGTGCTCCCGATGTTGACTTGGACGATGGAATGACATGGACCGGTCGTATCTTCAAGACCGATACAGAGGTCACCGAGCTTCACGGCACGGCTACG GAAATTCTCGCCCAAATTCTCGCCATCAACCCCGAGTACAACGCTGCCGAGATCGCTCCCGAGGATGCCCTCGAGGCCCTGGAGAAGCGTGCCGAGGTGCTCACCTGCGGAACAATGGCTACCGGCGACCATGAGCGGTCCATCACTGCTGCCAATGATCTCAAGAAGCTAGGCCAGAACTGCGGTGCCCCGTCCAAGCGCTGCCGCCGCATGACATgccaatccaccaccgccagttACATCTGCAGT GAGAACAGCTCGGATGTTTCCATCCCTTGCTCCACTGCCGGGAGACAGGTGAACCATATCATGCTCAACTGCTGCCGAGGCTACAGGGCTGGAAGATCTGGGCACATTTACCAGGACGGAAGATACAGCATTTGGCTCGGCTATGGAAACTGCAACCACGCCACCAATGTCTTCCCCCACACCTACCCTTATCCCGGTGGATACGTTAACGGTGGCTGCTACGACAACTAA
- a CDS encoding hypothetical protein (EggNog:ENOG503PES1): MKFFSVSTLLPLALLAGKTLCWLRPTHLRHNIVHWYDPDDGQICDPHDCGGGRAPPRKDVPGCAFYTGTETLRTEASYMPCFTSGKLVLTTEEPTPTGSSSVPLVTTLTTSTSAVITDRPSVGDEEEEITTPTTTTATGNGGSVVGAGGSLVRVFAGAVFGVIAFV; the protein is encoded by the exons ATGAAATTCTTCTCCGTGTCAACTTTGCTTCCATTAGCGCTCCTCGCGGGCAAGACTCTCTGTTGGCTGCGCCCAACACACCTTCGGC ACAACATCGTCCACTGGTACGACCCCGACGACGGTCAAATCTGCGACCCTCACGACTGCGGCGGTGGCCGCGCCCCCCCTAGAAAAGATGTTCCCGGTTGCGCTTTCTACACCGGCACCGAAACCCTCAGGACAGAGGCTTCCTACATGCCGTGCTTCACCTCTGGGAAGCTTGTCCTCACCACGGAGGAGCCGACT CCTACTGGGAGTAGCTCAGTTCCTTTGGTGACGACATTGACGACTTCTACATCGGCGGTGATTACTGATCGGCCGAgtgtgggggatgaggaggaggagattacTACTCCGActacgacgacggcgacggggAATGGTGGGAGTGTTGTCGGGGCTGGTGGTTCACTGGTGCGGGTCTTTGCTGGGGCGGTGTTTGGCGTTATTGCGTTTGTTTAA
- a CDS encoding hypothetical protein (COG:S; EggNog:ENOG503PDZ9), whose translation MEPRGRSPVLSSRVAQKGGSMNICIPLRPRHHDRKTAAADIDLKAQGQDPVDRYSRPAADALSLSGSTPPQSPTMANFGVGGGPKVIISDMMTKPHSRPQLKSMDSRSSLKKAKDQDTAEYQPADKDFRKTHRVVGSIDSILTSTTCVNTASSCSRAESRLSREIRIEVEDADDGEAPILAYHPNLANMFYSESRNHLGVPSGPSSSMTCKKLEEEGELDEDRLIDEISSWVLRNTCGKDVDDCAAPLMIWDCTYRYVQELSSVAQDGTMGIVQATSGQGTPTSQGGGTPGEGGYDQQSSGGYFSKGKRKAEGGGSDDGSGLGGRDHMGGGDDDGDTTMAAQGYTSKNTTNFSCPYRKRNPLRFNVRDHYVCATHSFSDMSQLKKHIRAHHPPVQRNAGPFLCPRCCKGFPSKNDLDSHLRQPEPCRLSVDHGGANPEDGITQKIISSLEARSLKAKIDNWKSLWKLLFPHDREIPEPAFIPVMEAFDFISESEKYKDQLKELLELQYRHVLDGATHIGDIDMKIHQGLKRSIKSIYNWIETVVQDWEKKISGAVSFFNVNPVENTVVDVSDTASWAPSGQRLTPSPASTPTMLSGSTGMVSTMAGTTLVGTESPGRGAPSAAARRRPNPVKRIKRAEVLPKTQPTTQIPVPIQRARTPQGQARAINTSFRPPSVLPSQSALMPASTSGQMEQPIVAFQHPNWDSPPVSMPANYAIPYTTAGDMFQSPDLITAPAHYSPVPIGPSHLEVQNYLANQEHQGAVHVPTGEGLQQHDMVPRPQSTATIRASRLITPRSSVASTWMRDENRDSAQTLVEDHPPGRCNNMYCPSCSKPLPDDMGVTMHVQSPIGMHHGVVGPGHPHQQQHRHQLHQQQQPHEIYGQGGHTTMPGFTPTTGPMEMHGLPGNEEVEWGFHGGANPNMFGGHGGPQEGY comes from the exons ATGGAACCCCGCGGCAGGTCCCCCGTGCTGTCGTCGCGTGTTGCACAGAAGGGAGGCAGCATGAATATATGCATCCCCCTTCGACCACGGCACCATGACCGGAAGACTGCAGCCGCCGACATTGACCTCAAGGCACAGGGTCAAGACCCTGTTGACCGTTACTCCAGGCCTGCCGCAGATGCTTTGTCTCTGTCTGGGTCAACGCCGCCCCAGAGCCCAACCATGGCCAACTTTGGCGTTGGTGGAGGTCCCAAGGTTATCATATCAGATATGATGACCAAGCCTCATAGCCGCCCTCAGCTCAAGTCTATGGACTCACGCAGCAGCCTCAAGAAAGCCAAGGACCAAGACACTGCTGAGTACCAGCCTGCAGACAAGGACTTCCGCAAGACCCATCGGGTCGTTGGGTCCATCGACTccatcctcacctccacaacctgtGTCAACACGGCCTCTTCCTGCAGCCGCGCAGAATCACGCCTTTCCCGGGAGATCCGCATCGAGGTGGAAGATGCTGACGACGGAGAGGCCCCGATACTTGCCtaccaccccaacctcgccaacaTGTTTTACTCGGAAAGCAGAAATCATTTGGGTGTGCCATCCGGACCTAGTTCCAGCATGACTtgcaagaagctggaggaggaaggtgagctggacgaggacaGGCTCATTGATGAAATCTCGTCCTGGGTCCTGCGGAACACTTGTGGCAAGGATGTCGATGACTGCGCGGCTCCTTTGATGATATGGGATTGCACATACCGCTATGTTCAGGAGCTTTCCAGCGTGGCCCAGGATGGAACCATGGGAATCGTGCAGGCAACGTCTGGACAGGGGACACCAACGTCACAGGGTGGAGGTACGccgggagaaggaggctatGATCAACAGTCCTCCGGTGGTTATTTCAGCAAGGGGAAGAGAAAGGCTGAAGGGGGAGGCAGCGATGATGGAAGCGGGCTGGGAGGCCGGGACCacatgggaggaggggatgatgatggggataccaccatggccgcccAGGGGTACACCAGCAAAAACACAACAAACTTCAGCTGCCCTTACAGAAAGAGAAACCCTCTTCGATTCAACGTGCGAGACCATTATGTCTGCGCTACACACTCATTTTCCGATATGTCACAACTCAAAAAGCACATTCgtgctcaccacccacccgtTCAGCGAAACGCGGGTCCATTCCTTTGCCCTCGGTGCTGCAAGGGCTTTCCTTCGAAAAACGACCTTGACTCTCATTTGCGGCAACCAGAGCCGTGCCGCCTCTCGGTTGATCACGGCGGAGCTAACCCGGAAGATGGTATTACCCAGAAAATTATTTCGTCGCTCGAGGCCAGAAGtctcaaggccaagatcgACAACTGGAAATCATTGTGGAAGCTCTTGTTTCCACATGACAGGGAGATTCCGGAGCCAG CGTTCATTCCCGTGATGGAGGCTTTTGACTTCATCTCCGAGTCTGAGAAGTACAAGGACCAGCTGAAAGAATTGCTGGAACTGCAGTATCGACATGTTCTTGATGGGGCAACACACATTGGAGATATCGACATGAAGATTCACCAAGGGCTGAAAAGAAGCATCAAGTCCATCTACAACTGGATTGAAACCGTGGTCCAGGATTGGGAGAAGAAAATTTCAGGCGCGGTATCTTTCTTCAATGTGAATCCGGTGGAGAATACAGTTGTGGATGTTTCCGACACGGCCAGCTGGGCCCCAAGCGGACAACGGCTGACACCCTCTCCTGCTTCCACTCCAACTATGCTATCAGGAAGCACAGGTATGGTCAGCACAATGGCCGGAACGACACTGGTCGGAACAGAAAGCCCTGGACGCGGCGCTCCTTCGGCTGCAGCAAGAAGACGTCCCAACCCCGTGAAGAGGATCAAGAGAGCCGAAGTTCTGCCCAAGACGCAGCCAACCACGCAGATCCCAGTGCCCATCCAGCGAGCACGAACTCCCCAGGGACAAGCCAGGGCGATCAACACCTCATTCCGGCCACCGTCGGTTCTGCCAAGTCAGTCTGCGCTCATGCCAGCTTCAACAAGTGGACAGATGGAGCAGCCAATTGTAGCCTTTCAGCATCCCAACTGGGACTCGCCTCCTGTCTCCATGCCCGCCAACTATGCCATTCCTTACACCACTGCCGGAGACATGTTCCAGTCTCCAGATCTCATAACAGCACCAGCCCACTACTCACCTGTTCCGATAGGACCAAGCCACCTTGAGGTTCAAAATTACCTTGCAAACCAAGAGCACCAAGGCGCAGTTCACGTCCCCACAGGCGAGGGGCTCCAGCAGCACGACATGGTTCCCCGACCACAATCCACGGCAACGATCCGAGCAAGCCGTCTCATAACACCTAGGTCTTCCGTTGCCTCGACTTGGATGCGTGACGAAAATCGCGACTCGGCTCAGACTCTCGTCGAGGATCACCCCCCAGGACGCTGTAACAACATGTATTGTCCTTCCTGTAGCAAGCCCTTGCCGGATGACATGGGGGTTACCATGCATGTCCAGTCGCCGATAGGCATGCACCACGGTGTTGTCGGACCcggccatcctcaccaacagcagcacagacatcagcttcatcaacagcagcagccacatgAGATTTACGGTCAAGGTGGCCATACCACAATGCCTGGCTTTACCCCGACTACGGGGCCAATGGAGATGCATGGCCTTCCCGGAAATGAGGAGGTCGAATGGGGTTTTCACGGAGGGGCTAACCCGAACATGTTTGGCGGACATGGAGGCCCGCAGGAGGGATACTAA